From a single Intestinibaculum porci genomic region:
- a CDS encoding metallophosphoesterase family protein, whose translation MIYITGDLHGDERREMIPLIEFEKAHHFTKDDVLIICGDFGFIWSDQARTSREYFILQKLQEHLSLCLDYFESAPWTTVFVDGNHECFPRLYSFPQKTWMGGQVHEVRNHVYHLMRGELYNIQGTTVFTMGGAQSTDRAHRVEGYTWWKEEMPSDEEYAHARKTLEQLSSVDLIITHCAPTHLEKRYFHRAPNKLTDFLEEISQQITFKHWYFGHYHETKDFDDHYTCLYKEVRMFKS comes from the coding sequence ATGATTTATATTACAGGTGATCTCCACGGCGATGAACGCCGGGAAATGATTCCCCTTATCGAATTTGAAAAAGCCCATCATTTTACCAAAGATGATGTTCTCATCATCTGCGGTGACTTCGGCTTTATTTGGAGTGATCAAGCGCGCACCAGCCGCGAATACTTCATCCTCCAGAAACTGCAGGAGCACTTATCGCTTTGCTTAGATTACTTTGAAAGTGCCCCCTGGACCACCGTCTTCGTCGATGGCAATCATGAATGTTTTCCAAGACTCTACAGTTTCCCTCAGAAAACCTGGATGGGCGGTCAGGTTCATGAAGTGAGAAACCATGTGTACCATCTGATGCGCGGAGAGCTTTACAACATTCAAGGCACCACCGTTTTCACTATGGGCGGTGCTCAGTCAACGGATCGCGCTCACCGCGTCGAAGGTTATACCTGGTGGAAAGAAGAAATGCCTAGCGACGAAGAATATGCCCATGCGCGAAAAACACTTGAGCAGCTCTCAAGTGTTGATCTGATTATTACACATTGTGCACCAACGCATTTAGAAAAACGTTATTTCCACCGTGCACCAAATAAGCTGACTGATTTCTTAGAAGAAATCTCCCAGCAAATCACATTCAAGCATTGGTATTTTGGTCATTATCATGAAACCAAAGATTTTGATGATCACTATACCTGTCTCTATAAAGAAGTCAGAATGTTTAAGTCATAG
- a CDS encoding ABC transporter ATP-binding protein, translating to MAFITFKHVNKIYHGAVDTLAIKDASFTIDQGEFVVILGPSGAGKTTLLNMLGGMDRASSGEILMNESHIDQYNKKQLTMYRRDHIGFVFQFYNLVANLTALENVELACQLCKDAFDPADILTKVGLGDRLNNFPSQLSGGEQQRVAIARAIAKNPQILLCDEPTGALDSETGVHILKLLTQFCAQERVTTIIVTHNSAIAQLANQVIHVHNGQIAKIIKNEHPLSVDEITW from the coding sequence ATGGCATTCATTACATTCAAACATGTCAATAAAATCTATCACGGCGCCGTTGATACTTTAGCGATCAAAGACGCATCTTTTACCATTGATCAGGGAGAATTTGTCGTGATTCTCGGTCCTAGCGGTGCTGGGAAAACGACTCTTCTCAATATGCTTGGCGGCATGGATCGCGCTAGCAGCGGGGAGATTCTCATGAACGAAAGCCACATTGATCAATATAATAAAAAGCAGTTAACGATGTATCGCCGTGATCATATCGGCTTTGTATTTCAATTTTATAATTTAGTTGCTAATCTGACTGCTTTAGAAAATGTAGAATTAGCCTGTCAGCTTTGTAAAGACGCTTTTGATCCCGCCGACATTCTCACAAAAGTCGGTTTAGGCGATCGGCTCAATAACTTTCCATCACAATTATCCGGCGGCGAACAGCAGCGCGTTGCGATCGCCCGGGCGATTGCAAAAAATCCCCAGATTCTTTTGTGCGACGAACCAACCGGTGCGCTTGACAGCGAAACCGGTGTACATATTCTAAAGTTACTGACCCAGTTTTGCGCCCAAGAGCGTGTCACCACCATTATTGTCACCCACAATAGCGCCATTGCCCAATTAGCCAATCAGGTCATTCATGTCCATAACGGCCAGATTGCGAAAATTATAAAAAATGAGCATCCCTTAAGTGTGGATGAGATTACGTGGTGA
- a CDS encoding nitroreductase family protein: MNEVLETLKARRSVRLFKSDLPTDDELKAIVEAGLYAPSGRNMQEVITIVVKNKELRDEIAEVNRQIGGWKEGFDPFYQAPVIIIVLGNKERPTHVYDGSVALENMMLAATSLGLGSCWIHRAKEEFEMPRFKQLLKDLHIEGDWEGIGHLAIGYPAKDNNDVPKRKEGRVYTID, from the coding sequence ATGAACGAAGTTTTAGAGACATTAAAAGCGCGCCGCAGTGTGCGCTTGTTTAAAAGTGATCTGCCAACCGATGATGAGCTCAAGGCCATTGTCGAAGCAGGGCTCTATGCACCAAGTGGTAGGAATATGCAGGAAGTTATTACCATTGTCGTAAAAAATAAAGAACTGCGCGATGAAATTGCGGAGGTCAACAGACAAATTGGCGGCTGGAAAGAAGGTTTTGATCCCTTCTATCAGGCGCCGGTCATTATCATTGTTTTAGGCAATAAAGAGCGTCCAACGCATGTCTATGATGGCTCGGTCGCTTTAGAAAATATGATGCTGGCCGCGACATCTTTAGGCTTGGGCAGCTGCTGGATTCACCGCGCTAAGGAAGAATTTGAAATGCCGCGTTTTAAGCAGTTACTCAAAGATCTTCATATTGAAGGAGATTGGGAAGGCATTGGTCATTTAGCGATCGGTTATCCGGCGAAAGACAATAATGATGTGCCTAAACGTAAAGAAGGGCGTGTTTATACGATTGATTAA
- a CDS encoding IS1634 family transposase: MAKRLKSTKSKNSESFYIIDDFYDPNTRKKSTFVVEKLGNIRTLMDKYHTDSRDEVMKQLKLYLDELRQKDSEDKADVKLILSQDDLIEKDKENLFNIGYMYIRNILCSLGIKDICNEISDQYKFQYNLASIINDLVSARVIYPSSKLSTYKSCSKFFDLSDYELADVYRSLKVLSEQRYFIEKMLYKNSSQLFKKNTAVLYYDCTNFYFEIEEEDDYRKYGKSKENRPNPIVQYGLFMDADGLPLADYVFQGNMNEQKSMRELEAIVERDFAVSKFVVCADAGLNGWENKVYNDMKKNGAYIVTQPIKKMSKVMKEWAISPEGWKLEGYAGTFNLNDLADKETIEIEGVKRKIKDLVFYKNRWEKRTKKSESSGGKYTLEENYIVTYSRKFASYQKHIREKKLERARKLLNNPGKLTKTNQRDPRYYISKASVTKNGEVANETVYMIDEEKIAEEEKYDGFYAVTTDLEDDDLSLIISANKQRWEIEENFEIMKSELKTRPMYVTKEHSINGHLLICFIALLVYRLLEKKYMNEKYTCAELFDTLRDLNLTYINGTNYIPSFKRTEIVDDLAEVFGFQPSRKIITQKYLKKFQRVVNSKKSTKLI; encoded by the coding sequence ATGGCTAAACGTTTAAAATCAACCAAATCTAAAAACTCTGAATCATTCTATATTATCGACGACTTCTATGATCCTAACACTAGAAAAAAATCAACCTTCGTTGTTGAAAAACTGGGCAATATCAGGACTCTCATGGACAAGTATCATACCGATTCCCGTGATGAGGTCATGAAGCAGCTTAAGCTTTATCTTGATGAACTCAGACAAAAAGACAGTGAGGACAAGGCAGATGTTAAGCTGATTCTTAGTCAGGATGACCTAATAGAAAAAGACAAGGAAAATCTCTTTAATATCGGCTATATGTACATCAGAAACATACTGTGTTCTTTGGGCATTAAGGATATCTGCAATGAGATATCAGACCAGTACAAGTTTCAGTATAATTTAGCGAGCATTATTAATGATCTTGTTTCTGCCAGGGTTATTTATCCCTCATCAAAGCTGTCTACGTATAAGTCATGCAGTAAGTTTTTTGATTTGTCTGATTATGAACTGGCGGATGTTTACCGTTCCCTCAAGGTTCTCTCTGAGCAAAGATACTTCATTGAAAAAATGCTTTACAAAAACAGTTCACAGCTTTTCAAGAAGAACACAGCGGTTCTCTACTATGACTGCACAAATTTCTATTTTGAGATTGAAGAAGAGGATGACTACAGAAAATACGGAAAAAGCAAGGAAAACAGACCTAATCCTATTGTTCAGTATGGTCTGTTTATGGATGCTGATGGTCTCCCTTTAGCTGATTATGTCTTTCAGGGCAATATGAATGAGCAAAAATCCATGAGAGAGTTAGAGGCTATTGTTGAAAGGGACTTTGCAGTTTCAAAGTTTGTTGTCTGTGCTGATGCAGGTCTCAACGGCTGGGAAAACAAGGTATATAATGACATGAAGAAAAACGGTGCCTATATTGTCACCCAGCCAATCAAGAAAATGTCAAAAGTCATGAAGGAATGGGCAATATCTCCAGAAGGATGGAAGCTTGAGGGGTATGCCGGAACTTTTAATCTTAATGACCTGGCTGATAAGGAAACCATTGAAATTGAGGGTGTAAAAAGAAAAATAAAGGATCTTGTTTTCTACAAGAACCGATGGGAAAAAAGAACTAAGAAATCCGAGTCATCGGGCGGCAAGTACACCCTTGAAGAAAACTACATAGTTACTTATTCAAGAAAATTTGCCAGCTATCAGAAACACATCAGAGAAAAGAAACTGGAAAGAGCCAGAAAGCTCCTTAATAACCCAGGAAAGCTCACAAAAACAAACCAGCGAGATCCCCGCTACTATATTTCTAAAGCATCAGTCACCAAGAATGGCGAGGTGGCTAATGAAACGGTTTATATGATTGATGAGGAAAAAATCGCTGAGGAAGAAAAGTATGATGGCTTCTATGCCGTTACCACTGATCTTGAAGACGATGATCTTTCATTGATTATTAGCGCAAACAAGCAGCGCTGGGAGATTGAAGAAAACTTTGAAATAATGAAAAGCGAACTAAAAACAAGACCTATGTATGTCACAAAAGAACATTCAATCAACGGTCATCTCCTAATATGCTTTATTGCCCTGCTGGTTTATCGCCTGCTTGAGAAAAAGTATATGAATGAGAAATATACATGTGCAGAATTATTTGATACACTCCGTGATCTTAACCTAACCTATATAAATGGAACAAACTATATTCCGTCCTTTAAAAGGACAGAAATTGTGGATGACCTGGCTGAAGTTTTTGGCTTTCAGCCCTCACGAAAAATAATTACTCAAAAATATTTAAAAAAATTTCAAAGAGTCGTTAATTCTAAAAAAAGTACGAAACTGATTTAA
- a CDS encoding GGDEF domain-containing protein has translation MKRYNIAMFNDSFRFDYNLEMVRGAAIAIKECGHHLIHVPMMAPTDDVDQVNAYFRRMTDFLVDMNADGFILPVGTLRSGRLVEGAAVDYMLEHIDHSKILCIEDHIAGIRSIAKDNCTGMRELMIHLLDHHHFRHVGLVEGPANSVGSQERQYVCVEELAKRHLSYVMTRGNFRGNNRQIIREFLDENPHLDVLVCFSDQIAINAYEVAKERGLRIGKDIAISGFDDIPSAALMDPSLTTVSIEPYEFGYAAGKEMVNLLDGKPQQITTFSSHFVHRMSCGEKEMPESEEFDQLLQRDVFPHQEITDCIYRSCTSGYHQELYQAINHLVSISEHIATAHAQRNGEDLIRKILQYEEQDYFNLSKFYETLMHYYQVLQKSDRYYKTSNEIVKYQQVFAKYFYRRHTEQIKKSAQKQTDIYQIILKASAFEKNPDAAYYEMFKSIDQLGYKFAGIYIFDKGADISQRAEEDLYFKAELLDGRIQVHPQRLREPGFILSEFGQNHPHTYTVAGLMADRSLLGFLVLEASHYDLQNVFFMSLELGLAIKYLKMFKVQNELLETLANRNVSLHFQAAYDELTGLLNRRGLQEKSTELFNIYQGMHVYIYSIDLDRLKYINDNYGHAEGDFAIKKIAEALHHSFRQTDLIGRIGGDEFLVVAIKPHSDEDYVIKRINLYLEDFNRLGEKAYPIRVSIGYSEFDVTKHMDMALYLKEADERLYEVKKLKKVSRID, from the coding sequence GTGAAGCGATATAATATAGCGATGTTCAATGATAGCTTTCGCTTTGATTACAACTTGGAAATGGTGCGCGGTGCGGCTATTGCGATCAAAGAATGCGGTCATCATTTGATTCATGTCCCCATGATGGCGCCTACTGATGATGTGGATCAGGTGAATGCCTATTTTAGACGGATGACTGATTTTTTGGTCGATATGAATGCTGATGGTTTTATTTTGCCAGTTGGCACCTTACGCTCTGGCCGCCTTGTCGAAGGAGCAGCGGTTGATTATATGCTGGAACATATTGATCATAGTAAAATATTGTGTATTGAAGATCATATCGCTGGCATTCGTTCGATTGCGAAAGATAATTGCACCGGGATGCGTGAGCTGATGATTCATTTGTTGGATCATCATCATTTCCGTCATGTTGGTTTAGTGGAAGGACCCGCAAATTCTGTGGGTTCACAGGAACGCCAATATGTGTGCGTGGAAGAATTAGCGAAGCGTCATCTTTCTTACGTGATGACGCGGGGTAACTTTCGTGGCAATAATCGCCAAATTATTCGTGAATTTCTTGATGAAAATCCGCATTTAGATGTTTTAGTCTGTTTTTCTGATCAGATCGCCATTAATGCCTATGAAGTCGCTAAAGAAAGAGGCTTACGGATTGGCAAGGATATCGCTATTTCAGGCTTTGATGATATCCCTAGCGCGGCTTTGATGGATCCATCCCTCACCACCGTCAGTATTGAACCTTATGAATTTGGTTATGCAGCGGGTAAGGAAATGGTTAATTTATTAGATGGAAAGCCCCAGCAGATAACTACATTCTCTTCGCATTTTGTGCATCGCATGAGCTGCGGGGAAAAGGAAATGCCGGAATCTGAGGAATTTGATCAGCTCTTGCAAAGAGATGTTTTCCCACATCAGGAAATTACCGATTGTATTTATCGCAGCTGCACTTCTGGCTATCATCAGGAACTGTATCAGGCGATTAATCATTTGGTGTCCATCAGTGAACATATTGCGACGGCGCATGCGCAGCGTAACGGGGAAGATTTGATCCGTAAGATCTTACAGTATGAAGAGCAGGATTATTTCAATCTTTCAAAGTTTTATGAAACGCTGATGCATTACTATCAGGTTTTACAAAAATCGGATCGCTATTATAAGACAAGTAATGAAATCGTTAAATACCAGCAGGTCTTCGCAAAGTATTTCTATCGCCGTCATACGGAACAAATAAAAAAATCTGCTCAAAAACAGACGGATATTTATCAGATCATCCTTAAAGCTTCGGCTTTTGAAAAGAATCCTGATGCGGCTTATTATGAAATGTTTAAAAGTATTGATCAGTTGGGTTATAAGTTTGCCGGGATCTATATTTTTGATAAAGGTGCTGATATTAGTCAGCGGGCTGAAGAAGATCTCTATTTTAAAGCTGAATTGCTTGATGGCAGGATTCAGGTTCATCCTCAGCGTTTGCGTGAACCAGGTTTTATTCTTTCGGAATTTGGGCAGAATCATCCGCACACTTATACGGTTGCCGGGCTGATGGCTGATCGCTCGCTGCTTGGTTTCTTAGTGCTGGAAGCTTCACATTATGATTTGCAAAATGTCTTTTTTATGTCTTTGGAATTAGGCTTGGCGATTAAATATCTGAAGATGTTTAAAGTGCAAAATGAACTTTTAGAAACATTAGCCAACCGGAATGTTTCACTGCATTTCCAGGCAGCTTATGATGAGTTGACGGGGCTGTTAAACAGACGCGGTCTGCAGGAGAAAAGTACGGAATTATTTAATATCTATCAAGGCATGCACGTTTATATTTATTCTATTGATTTGGATCGTCTCAAATATATTAATGACAACTATGGTCACGCAGAAGGGGACTTTGCCATTAAGAAAATCGCCGAAGCTTTACATCATAGTTTCCGTCAGACTGATTTAATTGGCCGGATTGGCGGGGATGAGTTCCTCGTTGTGGCGATTAAACCGCATAGTGATGAAGATTATGTCATTAAACGTATTAATCTCTATCTGGAAGATTTTAATCGTTTAGGCGAAAAGGCTTATCCTATTCGCGTTTCGATTGGCTATAGTGAATTTGATGTCACGAAGCATATGGACATGGCACTTTATCTTAAAGAAGCGGATGAACGTCTTTATGAAGTGAAAAAACTAAAAAAAGTTTCTCGTATCGACTAA
- a CDS encoding YolD-like family protein — MSYEDIIHEHRPSPIRKRMTRSERAKIFMPFAALKGYEEATAAREDVLTERIELSEERQSYLNDQLTQLEKGMPIRITYFQPETYNHGHYVKKQGKVTKIDTYGQLLVINQKEIRFADLYDLNILTSL, encoded by the coding sequence ATGAGTTATGAAGATATTATTCATGAACATCGTCCTTCACCAATTAGAAAACGGATGACGCGCAGTGAACGGGCGAAGATCTTTATGCCTTTTGCGGCCTTAAAAGGGTATGAGGAAGCGACGGCAGCCAGGGAGGATGTGTTAACTGAGCGGATTGAATTAAGTGAAGAAAGGCAATCTTATCTTAATGATCAGCTCACACAGCTCGAAAAGGGCATGCCTATTCGCATTACATATTTTCAGCCGGAAACCTATAATCACGGACATTATGTAAAAAAGCAGGGAAAAGTAACGAAAATTGATACGTATGGACAACTGCTTGTGATCAATCAAAAAGAGATCCGTTTTGCGGATCTCTATGACTTAAACATTCTGACTTCTTTATAG
- a CDS encoding Y-family DNA polymerase — MDQRSYICIDLKSFYASVECMQRDLDPMQAYLVVADESRTDKTICLAVSPALKAYGVPGRPRLFEVKQKLRHLAREGIFIDLVIAPPQMRKYIEISSQIYGIYLKYIAKEDIHVYSIDEVFIDATSYLKMYHMSAHALAQKMIQDVYTTTGITATAGIGTNMYLAKVAMDIVAKHAKADAYGVRIASLDEESYKRLLWDHRPLTSFWRVGKGTAKRLEKYDMYTMGDIARTSLHNQQLLYKLFGKDAEILIDHAWGLETCLMKDIKNYEPDRHSIGIGQVLHEPYSYPKGKTIIKEMLEDLVMDLVKKKLVCDAIVLTVAYDRENVDRDDFDGEKKTDFYGRVVPKSAHGTYPFETFTDSRKKIIEGGMSLYERITNHRYTIRKVNMSLEHVKDKKYSYEQLDMFSDVKKEEEDHTLENVLISIKEKYGKNAVVKASDLQEEATTLERNDQIGGHKA, encoded by the coding sequence ATGGATCAGCGATCATATATTTGTATTGATTTAAAGAGTTTTTATGCATCGGTTGAGTGTATGCAAAGGGATTTGGATCCGATGCAGGCTTATTTGGTTGTAGCGGATGAATCACGCACGGATAAAACAATCTGTTTAGCGGTGTCACCCGCTTTAAAGGCTTATGGCGTACCTGGCCGACCAAGACTTTTTGAGGTCAAACAGAAATTGCGTCATCTTGCCAGAGAAGGGATATTTATTGATTTGGTTATTGCTCCGCCGCAGATGCGTAAGTATATTGAGATCTCTAGTCAGATTTATGGGATTTATCTGAAATACATTGCTAAGGAAGATATTCATGTTTATTCCATTGATGAGGTCTTTATTGATGCTACGAGTTATTTAAAAATGTATCATATGTCAGCTCATGCTTTAGCGCAAAAGATGATTCAGGATGTTTATACAACAACGGGGATCACGGCTACGGCCGGGATTGGTACAAATATGTATCTGGCTAAGGTTGCTATGGATATTGTAGCCAAACATGCTAAGGCGGATGCTTATGGCGTGCGTATTGCTTCATTGGATGAGGAAAGCTATAAGCGATTATTATGGGATCATCGACCGTTAACATCTTTTTGGCGCGTTGGTAAAGGAACTGCGAAAAGATTAGAAAAGTATGACATGTATACGATGGGAGATATTGCGCGCACCTCATTACATAATCAGCAGCTGCTTTATAAGTTATTTGGGAAAGATGCGGAGATTCTGATCGATCATGCCTGGGGCCTTGAGACATGTCTGATGAAAGATATTAAAAACTATGAACCGGATCGTCATTCGATTGGTATTGGACAAGTGCTTCATGAACCATATAGCTATCCAAAAGGGAAAACGATTATCAAGGAAATGCTGGAAGACTTAGTTATGGACTTAGTGAAAAAGAAACTGGTCTGTGATGCGATTGTTTTAACTGTCGCTTATGATCGGGAAAATGTCGATCGGGATGATTTTGATGGCGAGAAGAAAACGGATTTTTATGGTCGCGTTGTCCCTAAGTCAGCCCATGGCACTTATCCCTTTGAGACGTTTACGGATAGTCGTAAGAAGATTATTGAAGGCGGGATGTCCTTATATGAACGCATTACCAATCATCGTTATACGATTCGTAAAGTGAATATGTCTTTAGAGCATGTGAAGGATAAGAAATATTCTTATGAACAGTTAGATATGTTTAGTGATGTGAAAAAAGAGGAAGAGGATCATACATTAGAAAATGTCTTAATCTCAATTAAAGAGAAGTATGGTAAAAATGCGGTTGTCAAAGCTAGTGACTTACAGGAAGAAGCAACAACTTTAGAACGTAATGATCAAATTGGAGGTCATAAAGCATGA
- a CDS encoding FtsX-like permease family protein, with amino-acid sequence MLLYKNAYLKIRHSLGRFLSLFLIIAIGVGFYAGIKEAIPQIRHVQNTYNKKYHLMDFKIVSTQGLTHKDIQALTSKDVKEIEGSYNVEALEKDHAIMIHAITTHINTSRLIKGRLPQKKEECLADVKHYKLHQVLTITKDQKQLKVHRFKVVGLITNPLYATTNYGTASLGNGQRFSYLYIPKESFDVPVYQLIYLTFKRSYEDAYAKNYKTFIKEKTNTLQSIARQAETRRTQDLKNEAYQKLKPKEKKLTKKKSEGLHALQKQENKIKKAQSQLQKAQVTFNTQKVQAQKQMTHARIKLQKQISQLKEAEKKCQQALATMQTAKSQQVNTAAMPVKQAAFSKQQATLEKQLKTIQTNKQKCYTAMQKLKGQETQSQKQFAAWQMRLHTQTQQLTNAQEQLNTQKQKFTKEIKNAESKMKQAKKKIASLKKAKWYITNRNDEVTSYKDLEGQYDEVTAIANIIPVFFIIIVMMMTSNTMTRMISEERSEMGSFASLGFSDRQIVSTYLCYVLVATLSGVCLGYLIGIATLPRFVYNCFPLTYPALTPLLNLPLLLIILTVAIVLMVGVTLLSCDRELREAPAYLLREKAPSKGAHVIFERIPWIWRHCSFSWKVTLRNLSRYKKRTIMTIFGTLGCAMLILLGFGIRDGISSIGERQYKECVHYDEMIILNHTVTKETKALRKLFDGSLNKRLYAYSSANTYSYGDHEGTFYTMAFSKTNDLFTFKDIHSAKNLTLTDDGAIITQKMAELLKVKVGNKVSFKDSEGKRYTIRVSGICHNYVSNYAYMTKAYYQKVYHKPIQFNTVFAKSQVSQQKITKHLLDSDHVLTIQYTANLIDQANKSISGLDEIVVMLVIISSLLALSVLYNLTSINMSERTREIATLKVLGFKPSETNAYIDRETIIAMIIGILFGLLVTTLIFGTLMQFVETSDTIFIKTMKPISYLYTIGITLSFAFIMAIITSYKVNRIDMIESLKSIE; translated from the coding sequence ATGTTGCTATATAAAAATGCGTATTTGAAAATTCGCCATTCACTCGGTCGCTTTCTCTCCCTCTTTCTCATTATTGCCATCGGCGTCGGCTTCTATGCCGGGATCAAAGAAGCCATCCCCCAAATCAGGCATGTCCAAAATACATATAATAAGAAATACCATTTAATGGATTTTAAGATTGTCTCTACGCAGGGACTCACCCACAAAGATATCCAGGCTTTAACAAGTAAAGATGTCAAAGAGATCGAAGGCAGTTATAACGTCGAAGCTTTAGAGAAAGATCATGCGATCATGATTCATGCCATCACCACGCATATAAATACCTCTCGCTTAATCAAAGGACGGCTGCCGCAAAAGAAAGAGGAATGTTTAGCAGACGTTAAACACTATAAACTGCATCAGGTTCTCACCATTACCAAAGATCAGAAACAGTTAAAAGTTCATCGTTTTAAAGTGGTTGGTTTAATCACCAATCCACTCTATGCGACAACCAATTATGGCACCGCCTCACTAGGTAACGGGCAGCGTTTCAGCTATCTTTATATCCCTAAAGAGAGTTTTGATGTCCCTGTTTATCAGCTGATTTATCTCACGTTCAAGAGATCTTATGAAGATGCCTATGCTAAAAACTATAAAACATTCATTAAAGAGAAAACCAATACTTTGCAGTCTATTGCCCGCCAGGCGGAAACACGACGAACACAGGATTTGAAAAACGAAGCTTATCAAAAGCTTAAGCCAAAAGAAAAGAAGCTTACAAAGAAGAAATCAGAAGGTCTGCATGCTTTACAAAAGCAGGAAAATAAAATTAAAAAAGCGCAATCTCAATTACAAAAAGCGCAAGTCACTTTCAATACCCAAAAAGTGCAAGCACAAAAGCAAATGACTCATGCGCGTATAAAACTGCAAAAACAAATCAGCCAGTTAAAAGAAGCTGAAAAGAAATGCCAGCAGGCACTTGCCACGATGCAGACAGCAAAATCGCAGCAAGTAAATACAGCTGCCATGCCGGTGAAGCAGGCTGCTTTCTCAAAACAGCAAGCGACATTAGAAAAGCAGTTAAAAACCATTCAGACCAATAAGCAAAAGTGTTATACGGCAATGCAAAAGCTTAAAGGACAGGAAACTCAGAGTCAAAAACAGTTCGCTGCTTGGCAAATGCGCCTTCATACACAAACACAGCAGCTCACGAATGCCCAAGAACAATTGAATACGCAAAAGCAAAAGTTTACAAAAGAAATAAAAAACGCTGAGTCAAAAATGAAACAAGCGAAAAAGAAAATTGCCTCGCTCAAAAAAGCGAAATGGTATATCACTAACAGGAATGATGAAGTGACCAGTTATAAAGACTTAGAAGGACAGTATGATGAAGTCACCGCGATTGCCAATATTATTCCCGTCTTTTTTATCATCATTGTCATGATGATGACCTCTAATACGATGACCCGCATGATCAGTGAAGAACGCAGTGAAATGGGGTCCTTTGCCTCTCTTGGGTTTAGTGACCGACAAATTGTATCAACCTATTTATGTTACGTATTAGTAGCGACTTTAAGCGGCGTATGCCTTGGCTATTTGATCGGGATTGCGACCTTGCCGCGCTTTGTCTATAACTGTTTCCCTCTCACTTATCCAGCGTTAACGCCCTTATTAAACTTACCGTTATTACTGATTATATTGACAGTGGCAATCGTCTTAATGGTCGGTGTCACTTTGCTTTCATGCGATCGGGAATTACGTGAAGCACCAGCCTATCTATTAAGAGAAAAAGCACCATCCAAAGGAGCTCATGTCATTTTTGAACGAATCCCCTGGATCTGGCGTCATTGTTCTTTTAGCTGGAAAGTGACCTTACGTAACTTGAGTCGTTATAAAAAGCGCACAATTATGACGATCTTTGGCACCTTAGGCTGTGCTATGCTCATCCTGCTTGGCTTTGGTATCCGTGATGGGATTTCTTCCATTGGGGAAAGACAATACAAAGAATGTGTCCATTATGATGAAATGATTATTCTTAATCATACTGTCACAAAGGAGACCAAAGCCTTACGGAAACTATTTGATGGTTCTCTTAATAAGCGCCTCTACGCTTATTCATCTGCCAATACCTATAGTTATGGTGATCATGAAGGCACCTTTTACACCATGGCTTTTAGTAAGACAAATGATTTATTCACTTTTAAAGATATCCATTCCGCTAAGAATTTAACTTTAACAGATGATGGTGCGATCATCACCCAAAAAATGGCTGAACTCTTAAAAGTCAAAGTCGGAAATAAAGTCTCTTTTAAGGATAGTGAAGGAAAAAGGTATACAATAAGAGTCAGTGGGATCTGCCATAATTATGTTTCTAACTATGCCTATATGACCAAAGCTTATTATCAGAAGGTTTACCACAAACCAATTCAGTTTAATACCGTCTTTGCAAAAAGCCAGGTTTCCCAGCAAAAGATAACGAAGCATCTTTTAGATAGTGATCATGTTTTAACAATTCAATACACTGCAAATCTTATTGATCAGGCCAATAAATCTATTTCTGGATTAGATGAAATTGTCGTAATGTTAGTGATTATCTCAAGCTTATTAGCCTTAAGTGTGCTTTATAACTTAACAAGCATTAATATGAGTGAACGCACAAGAGAAATTGCGACCCTTAAAGTCTTAGGCTTTAAGCCATCTGAAACCAATGCTTATATTGATCGTGAAACGATCATTGCGATGATCATCGGAATCCTTTTCGGCTTACTTGTCACAACACTGATCTTTGGTACACTCATGCAGTTTGTGGAAACCAGTGATACCATCTTTATCAAAACCATGAAGCCAATCAGTTATCTTTATACAATCGGTATTACCTTAAGCTTTGCCTTTATTATGGCGATCATCACGTCTTACAAAGTCAATCGTATCGATATGATTGAATCCTTAAAATCAATAGAATAG